A window of Triplophysa dalaica isolate WHDGS20190420 chromosome 7, ASM1584641v1, whole genome shotgun sequence contains these coding sequences:
- the mrtfaa gene encoding myocardin-related transcription factor A isoform X1 gives MATVDGLLGDESSSACTSSTINTGSASSPQSEVVTCVLQELSLQPAPNLLPIHERKNVLQLKLQRRRTREELVNQGIMPPLKSSASFHEQRRSLERARTEDYLKRKIRCRPERSELVRMHILEETSAEPSLQAKQLLLKRARLAVDLNDKISQRPGPMELIHKNILPLHSTLKQAIIDTEFPKVVAESSSFDEESSDAFSPEQVVCPDSSPGSAHLPSPPEILASETIPKQVTPPPPPPPLLSIAEPAPHQKLANGAGQKQAFALQKGGSKASAERTVQRTKKVRDNKPKVKKLKYHQYVPPDQKAERDPPPLLDSSYAKLLCQQQLFLQLQIINQQQQNYNYHTILPAPPKPPADQQPASSNGSSPSKNAPPSHLSSTNSAAPHYQITSNLVKIGSLPPNLDELKVAELKQELKLRGLTVSGTKNDLIERLKNFHEQISGSMPTSKNHTMPQQPPDSAPAVGGASSPNQSTDSNVAVTSLPFATVERGGAKTTTPQSMQFGSTSSSPPVSPTHSERSLAGMSPDEMSYNGDAFGEIVTSPLTQLTLQPSSPFTTTVHIKDEHESQVPVTCCLGSQPTAPPMNKDQMLQEKDRHIQELTRMLLQKQQLVETLRSQLEGKRVGVPVRVKEEPAGVTMETVTVKKEVIEVQEESEMVTEPWVFPQAGQTQMLQQRMQTAVELDQERQQQLVLQQNQRNLQQQVHQRKRKTQKHSVMQAKPTLQKQQVSQSDTNQQSSPVSSLTLDILKSNSAPTIVTDSNGNQFLLTLSNQNAEAPARVHLSGKTTNDITLQRLQSTPNRPPSRSVAELTNNNNQSKEPVQTVILKQPIKKALKPALKVSNNYKKSNSASISTPANHQNFFSSVDAVSNTSPVPSSPNNSNEKMCLSLDQRALLSSPTSYLCSSTALGHQENGCNRHGDDLFDILIQRGDISENFKASPDPVLEHLRPNTPLSLNPSHLNVSAPPCDVPQTLVLEPQRPRDASRSSDTGTGRLEDFLESTTGKPLLGVEPGGPMTLIVDLHNQMLSTPSILDHTCSPMDTCDLGFSSHSPSDLVDSVPDSMDWIDFGMSGPGGEGLGIMNLNGHAPSSLFSADFLDTSDLNWSSL, from the exons ATGGCGACAGTGGATGGCCTATTAGGGGACGAGTCAAGTTCGGCTTGCACCAGCTCTACCATAAACACAGGCTCCGCCTCCAGCCCCCAGAGTGAAGTTGTAACCTGTGTGCTACAAGAACTGTCTCTTCAGCCCGCCCCCAACTTGCTTCCTATTCATGAGAGGAAGAATG TGCTTCAACTCAAACTTCAACGGAGGAGGACTCGAGAAGAACTGGTTAACCAGGGGATCATGCCAC CACTGAAAAGTTCTGCTTCCTTTCACGAACAAAGACGAAGTTTAGAGCGAGCCAGG aCGGAGGACTACCTGAAGAGAAAGATTCGTTGCCGTCCAGAAAGATCAGAGCTGGTCAGGATGCATATTCTAGAAG AGACATCAGCTGAACCCTCTCTTCAAGCCAAACAACTTCTTCTGAAGCGAGCCCGTCTGGCCGTTGACCTGAATGATAAAATCTCCCAGCGGCCCGGTCCAATGGAGCTCATTCACAAAAACATCCTCCCACTGCACAGCACCCTCAAACAAGCCATCATAG ATACAGAGTTTCCGAAAGTCGTTGCCGAGAGCTCTTCATTTGACGAGGAAAGCAGCGACGCCTTCTCACCTGAGCAAGTAGTCTGCCCGGACTCTTCTCCCGGCTCCGCCCACTTACCTTCACCACCTGAGATACTAGCCAGCGAAACCATACCCAAACAG GTCACGCCCCCTCCTCCTCCGCCTCCACTGCTGAGCATAGCTGAACCTGCCCCTCACCAGAAGCTGGCCAATGGTGCGGGCCAGAAGCAAGCTTTTGCACTGCAAAAG GGTGGCAGTAAAGCGTCTGCTGAGCGTACTGTTCAGCGCACCAAGAAGGTGAGGGATAATAAGCCAAAGGTAAAGAAGCTGAAATACCATCAGTATGTTCCTCCGGATCAAAAAGCAGAGCGTGATCCTCCACCTCTGCTGGACTCATCATACGCCAAACTCCTCTGTCAGCAGCAACTATTCCTTCAACTGCAGATCATCAACCAACAGCAGCAAAACTACAACTACCACACCATACTGCCGGCACCGCCCAA GCCTCCAGCTGATCAACAGCCTGCCTCATCCAATGGCTCTTCACCATCCAAGAATGCCCCGCCCTCTCATTTATCATCCACTAATTCTGCTGCTCCGCATTACCAGATAACATCAAACTTAGTTAAAATTGGGTCTCTTCCTCCCAACCTGGATGAGCTAAAG GTGGCAGAGCTGAAGCAGGAGCTTAAACTGCGTGGCTTGACTGTATCAGGAACCAAAAACGACCTCATCGAACGGTTGAAGAACTTTCATGAACAGATCAGTGGAAGTATGCCAACATCTAAGAACCACACAATGCCACAGCAACCCCCAGACTCAGCCCCTGCAGTGGGAGGGGCTTCTTCCCCTAACCAATCAACAGACAGCAACGTAGCGGTCACTTCCCTCCCATTTGCCACTGTGGAAAGGGGCGGGGCTAAGACGACAACACCACAGAGCATGCAGTTTGGCAGCACTAGCTCCTCCCCTCCAGTTTCCCCCACCCACTCTGAGCGCTCATTGGCCGGGATGAGCCCAGATGAAATGAGCTATAATGGGGATGCTTTTGGAGAAATT GTGACGTCTCCTCTTACCCAGCTAACCTTGCAGCCCTCTTCCCCTTTCACCACAACCGTCCACATTAAAGATGAGCACGAAAGCCAAGTGCCTGTGACCTGCTGTCTGGGGTCCCAGCCTACAGCGCCCCCTATGAACAAGGACCAGATGCTGCAGGAGAAAGACCGGCACATTCAGGAGCTCACACGCATGCTGTTGCAGAAGCAGCAGCTGGTGGAGACTCTGCGCTCGCAGCTGGAGGGCAAACGCGTGGGTGTGCCCGTCCGAGTGAAAGAGGAACCTGCTGGTGTCACTATGGAGACGGTCACCGTGAAAAAGGAGGTCATAGAGGTGCAGGAGGAGAGTGAGATGGTGACAGAGCCTTGGGTGTTCCCACAGGCCGGGCAGACGCAGATGCTGCAGCAGAGGATGCAGACAGCTGTGGAACTAGATCAGGAGCGGCAGCAGCAGCTTGTATTGCAACAGAATCAACGGAACCTGCAGCAACAAGTGCATCAGAGGAAGaggaaaacacagaaacacagcgTGATGCAAGCCAAGCCAACTCTACAGAAACAA caggtGTCTCAGTCGGACACGAACCAGCAGTCAAGTCCCGTTTCTTCATTGACTTTGGATATACTCAAATCTAACTCCGCCCCCACAATTGTGACTGACAGCAATGGCAACCAATTCCTGCTAACATTGTCAAATCAAAACGCAGAGGCACCTGCCAGAGTCCACCTCAGTGGCAAAACAACCAATGATATCACGCTTCAG aGACTACAGTCCACACCCAACAGGCCACCGAGCCGGTCAGTCGCTGAATTGACCAACAATAATAACCAATCTAAAGAGCCCGTACAAACCGTCATTTTGAAGCAGCCAATCAAAAAG GCGCTAAAGCCGGCACTTAAAGTGTCGAACAATTACAAAAAGTCAAACTCTGCATCCATCTCAACCCCAGCCAACCATCAAAATTTCTTCTCTTCAGTGGATGCGGTGAGCAACACGAGTCCTGTACCTTCATCTCCTAACAACAGTAAC GAGAAAATGTGTCTAAGTTTGGACCAGCGGGCTTTGCTCTCATCTCCAACCTCATACTTGTGTTCTTCCACTGCTCTTGGTCACCAG GAAAATGGCTGTAATCGGCATGGCGATGACTTGTTTGACATCCTAATTCAACGTGGAG ACATATCTGAAAATTTCAAAGCCAGCCCTGATCCTGTTCTTGAACATCTCCGTCCAAACACACCCCTTTCATTAAACCCATCCCATCTCAATGTCTCCGCCCCTCCCTGTGATGTGCCCCAAACTTTGGTTTTAGAACCTCAACGTCCCCGTGATGCTTCCAGAAGTTCTGACACCGGAACCGGACGTCTTGAAGATTTCTTAGAAAGCACTACTGGCAAACCATTGTTGGGTGTGGAGCCGGGCGGACCCATGACGCTAATCGTGGACCTACACAACCAAATGCTCAGCACACCAAGTATCCTCGACCACACTTGTTCGCCTATGGATACGTGTGACCTGGGTTTCTCCAGTCACTCGCCATCAGATTTGGTAGACTCTGTCCCTGACAGCATGGATTGGATTGATTTTGGAATGAGTGGTCCTGGTGGGGAGGGGCTGGGAATAATGAATCTGAATGGACACGCCCCCTCCAGTTTATTTTCTGCAGACTTTCTGGACACTTCTGATCTGAACTGGTCCAGTTTATAG
- the mrtfaa gene encoding myocardin-related transcription factor A isoform X3: MKQEEEVHFTIVSTLYSLTDKLTVGYQEELVGVENEGDTSSCKMVLQLKLQRRRTREELVNQGIMPPLKSSASFHEQRRSLERARTEDYLKRKIRCRPERSELVRMHILEETSAEPSLQAKQLLLKRARLAVDLNDKISQRPGPMELIHKNILPLHSTLKQAIIDTEFPKVVAESSSFDEESSDAFSPEQVVCPDSSPGSAHLPSPPEILASETIPKQVTPPPPPPPLLSIAEPAPHQKLANGAGQKQAFALQKGGSKASAERTVQRTKKVRDNKPKVKKLKYHQYVPPDQKAERDPPPLLDSSYAKLLCQQQLFLQLQIINQQQQNYNYHTILPAPPKPPADQQPASSNGSSPSKNAPPSHLSSTNSAAPHYQITSNLVKIGSLPPNLDELKVAELKQELKLRGLTVSGTKNDLIERLKNFHEQISGSMPTSKNHTMPQQPPDSAPAVGGASSPNQSTDSNVAVTSLPFATVERGGAKTTTPQSMQFGSTSSSPPVSPTHSERSLAGMSPDEMSYNGDAFGEIVTSPLTQLTLQPSSPFTTTVHIKDEHESQVPVTCCLGSQPTAPPMNKDQMLQEKDRHIQELTRMLLQKQQLVETLRSQLEGKRVGVPVRVKEEPAGVTMETVTVKKEVIEVQEESEMVTEPWVFPQAGQTQMLQQRMQTAVELDQERQQQLVLQQNQRNLQQQVHQRKRKTQKHSVMQAKPTLQKQQVSQSDTNQQSSPVSSLTLDILKSNSAPTIVTDSNGNQFLLTLSNQNAEAPARVHLSGKTTNDITLQRLQSTPNRPPSRSVAELTNNNNQSKEPVQTVILKQPIKKALKPALKVSNNYKKSNSASISTPANHQNFFSSVDAVSNTSPVPSSPNNSNEKMCLSLDQRALLSSPTSYLCSSTALGHQENGCNRHGDDLFDILIQRGDISENFKASPDPVLEHLRPNTPLSLNPSHLNVSAPPCDVPQTLVLEPQRPRDASRSSDTGTGRLEDFLESTTGKPLLGVEPGGPMTLIVDLHNQMLSTPSILDHTCSPMDTCDLGFSSHSPSDLVDSVPDSMDWIDFGMSGPGGEGLGIMNLNGHAPSSLFSADFLDTSDLNWSSL; this comes from the exons atgaaacaggAAGAGGAAGTACATTTTACCATAGTCTCAACTCTCTACTCACTCACTGATAAGCTCACCGTCGGCTATCAGGAAGAGCTTGTCGGAGTGGAGAATGAAGGAGACACATCAAGCTGCAAAATGG TGCTTCAACTCAAACTTCAACGGAGGAGGACTCGAGAAGAACTGGTTAACCAGGGGATCATGCCAC CACTGAAAAGTTCTGCTTCCTTTCACGAACAAAGACGAAGTTTAGAGCGAGCCAGG aCGGAGGACTACCTGAAGAGAAAGATTCGTTGCCGTCCAGAAAGATCAGAGCTGGTCAGGATGCATATTCTAGAAG AGACATCAGCTGAACCCTCTCTTCAAGCCAAACAACTTCTTCTGAAGCGAGCCCGTCTGGCCGTTGACCTGAATGATAAAATCTCCCAGCGGCCCGGTCCAATGGAGCTCATTCACAAAAACATCCTCCCACTGCACAGCACCCTCAAACAAGCCATCATAG ATACAGAGTTTCCGAAAGTCGTTGCCGAGAGCTCTTCATTTGACGAGGAAAGCAGCGACGCCTTCTCACCTGAGCAAGTAGTCTGCCCGGACTCTTCTCCCGGCTCCGCCCACTTACCTTCACCACCTGAGATACTAGCCAGCGAAACCATACCCAAACAG GTCACGCCCCCTCCTCCTCCGCCTCCACTGCTGAGCATAGCTGAACCTGCCCCTCACCAGAAGCTGGCCAATGGTGCGGGCCAGAAGCAAGCTTTTGCACTGCAAAAG GGTGGCAGTAAAGCGTCTGCTGAGCGTACTGTTCAGCGCACCAAGAAGGTGAGGGATAATAAGCCAAAGGTAAAGAAGCTGAAATACCATCAGTATGTTCCTCCGGATCAAAAAGCAGAGCGTGATCCTCCACCTCTGCTGGACTCATCATACGCCAAACTCCTCTGTCAGCAGCAACTATTCCTTCAACTGCAGATCATCAACCAACAGCAGCAAAACTACAACTACCACACCATACTGCCGGCACCGCCCAA GCCTCCAGCTGATCAACAGCCTGCCTCATCCAATGGCTCTTCACCATCCAAGAATGCCCCGCCCTCTCATTTATCATCCACTAATTCTGCTGCTCCGCATTACCAGATAACATCAAACTTAGTTAAAATTGGGTCTCTTCCTCCCAACCTGGATGAGCTAAAG GTGGCAGAGCTGAAGCAGGAGCTTAAACTGCGTGGCTTGACTGTATCAGGAACCAAAAACGACCTCATCGAACGGTTGAAGAACTTTCATGAACAGATCAGTGGAAGTATGCCAACATCTAAGAACCACACAATGCCACAGCAACCCCCAGACTCAGCCCCTGCAGTGGGAGGGGCTTCTTCCCCTAACCAATCAACAGACAGCAACGTAGCGGTCACTTCCCTCCCATTTGCCACTGTGGAAAGGGGCGGGGCTAAGACGACAACACCACAGAGCATGCAGTTTGGCAGCACTAGCTCCTCCCCTCCAGTTTCCCCCACCCACTCTGAGCGCTCATTGGCCGGGATGAGCCCAGATGAAATGAGCTATAATGGGGATGCTTTTGGAGAAATT GTGACGTCTCCTCTTACCCAGCTAACCTTGCAGCCCTCTTCCCCTTTCACCACAACCGTCCACATTAAAGATGAGCACGAAAGCCAAGTGCCTGTGACCTGCTGTCTGGGGTCCCAGCCTACAGCGCCCCCTATGAACAAGGACCAGATGCTGCAGGAGAAAGACCGGCACATTCAGGAGCTCACACGCATGCTGTTGCAGAAGCAGCAGCTGGTGGAGACTCTGCGCTCGCAGCTGGAGGGCAAACGCGTGGGTGTGCCCGTCCGAGTGAAAGAGGAACCTGCTGGTGTCACTATGGAGACGGTCACCGTGAAAAAGGAGGTCATAGAGGTGCAGGAGGAGAGTGAGATGGTGACAGAGCCTTGGGTGTTCCCACAGGCCGGGCAGACGCAGATGCTGCAGCAGAGGATGCAGACAGCTGTGGAACTAGATCAGGAGCGGCAGCAGCAGCTTGTATTGCAACAGAATCAACGGAACCTGCAGCAACAAGTGCATCAGAGGAAGaggaaaacacagaaacacagcgTGATGCAAGCCAAGCCAACTCTACAGAAACAA caggtGTCTCAGTCGGACACGAACCAGCAGTCAAGTCCCGTTTCTTCATTGACTTTGGATATACTCAAATCTAACTCCGCCCCCACAATTGTGACTGACAGCAATGGCAACCAATTCCTGCTAACATTGTCAAATCAAAACGCAGAGGCACCTGCCAGAGTCCACCTCAGTGGCAAAACAACCAATGATATCACGCTTCAG aGACTACAGTCCACACCCAACAGGCCACCGAGCCGGTCAGTCGCTGAATTGACCAACAATAATAACCAATCTAAAGAGCCCGTACAAACCGTCATTTTGAAGCAGCCAATCAAAAAG GCGCTAAAGCCGGCACTTAAAGTGTCGAACAATTACAAAAAGTCAAACTCTGCATCCATCTCAACCCCAGCCAACCATCAAAATTTCTTCTCTTCAGTGGATGCGGTGAGCAACACGAGTCCTGTACCTTCATCTCCTAACAACAGTAAC GAGAAAATGTGTCTAAGTTTGGACCAGCGGGCTTTGCTCTCATCTCCAACCTCATACTTGTGTTCTTCCACTGCTCTTGGTCACCAG GAAAATGGCTGTAATCGGCATGGCGATGACTTGTTTGACATCCTAATTCAACGTGGAG ACATATCTGAAAATTTCAAAGCCAGCCCTGATCCTGTTCTTGAACATCTCCGTCCAAACACACCCCTTTCATTAAACCCATCCCATCTCAATGTCTCCGCCCCTCCCTGTGATGTGCCCCAAACTTTGGTTTTAGAACCTCAACGTCCCCGTGATGCTTCCAGAAGTTCTGACACCGGAACCGGACGTCTTGAAGATTTCTTAGAAAGCACTACTGGCAAACCATTGTTGGGTGTGGAGCCGGGCGGACCCATGACGCTAATCGTGGACCTACACAACCAAATGCTCAGCACACCAAGTATCCTCGACCACACTTGTTCGCCTATGGATACGTGTGACCTGGGTTTCTCCAGTCACTCGCCATCAGATTTGGTAGACTCTGTCCCTGACAGCATGGATTGGATTGATTTTGGAATGAGTGGTCCTGGTGGGGAGGGGCTGGGAATAATGAATCTGAATGGACACGCCCCCTCCAGTTTATTTTCTGCAGACTTTCTGGACACTTCTGATCTGAACTGGTCCAGTTTATAG
- the mrtfaa gene encoding myocardin-related transcription factor A isoform X4 → MATVDGLLGDESSSACTSSTINTGSASSPQSEVVTCVLQELSLQPAPNLLPIHERKNVLQLKLQRRRTREELVNQGIMPPLKSSASFHEQRRSLERARTEDYLKRKIRCRPERSELVRMHILEETSAEPSLQAKQLLLKRARLAVDLNDKISQRPGPMELIHKNILPLHSTLKQAIIDTEFPKVVAESSSFDEESSDAFSPEQVVCPDSSPGSAHLPSPPEILASETIPKQVTPPPPPPPLLSIAEPAPHQKLANGAGQKQAFALQKGGSKASAERTVQRTKKVRDNKPKVKKLKYHQYVPPDQKAERDPPPLLDSSYAKLLCQQQLFLQLQIINQQQQNYNYHTILPAPPKPPADQQPASSNGSSPSKNAPPSHLSSTNSAAPHYQITSNLVKIGSLPPNLDELKVAELKQELKLRGLTVSGTKNDLIERLKNFHEQISGSMPTSKNHTMPQQPPDSAPAVGGASSPNQSTDSNVAVTSLPFATVERGGAKTTTPQSMQFGSTSSSPPVSPTHSERSLAGMSPDEMSYNGDAFGEIVTSPLTQLTLQPSSPFTTTVHIKDEHESQVPVTCCLGSQPTAPPMNKDQMLQEKDRHIQELTRMLLQKQQLVETLRSQLEGKRVGVPVRVKEEPAGVTMETVTVKKEVIEVQEESEMVTEPWVFPQAGQTQMLQQRMQTAVELDQERQQQLVLQQNQRNLQQQVHQRKRKTQKHSVMQAKPTLQKQQVSQSDTNQQSSPVSSLTLDILKSNSAPTIVTDSNGNQFLLTLSNQNAEAPARVHLSGKTTNDITLQRLQSTPNRPPSRSVAELTNNNNQSKEPVQTVILKQPIKKALKPALKVSNNYKKSNSASISTPANHQNFFSSVDAEKMCLSLDQRALLSSPTSYLCSSTALGHQENGCNRHGDDLFDILIQRGDISENFKASPDPVLEHLRPNTPLSLNPSHLNVSAPPCDVPQTLVLEPQRPRDASRSSDTGTGRLEDFLESTTGKPLLGVEPGGPMTLIVDLHNQMLSTPSILDHTCSPMDTCDLGFSSHSPSDLVDSVPDSMDWIDFGMSGPGGEGLGIMNLNGHAPSSLFSADFLDTSDLNWSSL, encoded by the exons ATGGCGACAGTGGATGGCCTATTAGGGGACGAGTCAAGTTCGGCTTGCACCAGCTCTACCATAAACACAGGCTCCGCCTCCAGCCCCCAGAGTGAAGTTGTAACCTGTGTGCTACAAGAACTGTCTCTTCAGCCCGCCCCCAACTTGCTTCCTATTCATGAGAGGAAGAATG TGCTTCAACTCAAACTTCAACGGAGGAGGACTCGAGAAGAACTGGTTAACCAGGGGATCATGCCAC CACTGAAAAGTTCTGCTTCCTTTCACGAACAAAGACGAAGTTTAGAGCGAGCCAGG aCGGAGGACTACCTGAAGAGAAAGATTCGTTGCCGTCCAGAAAGATCAGAGCTGGTCAGGATGCATATTCTAGAAG AGACATCAGCTGAACCCTCTCTTCAAGCCAAACAACTTCTTCTGAAGCGAGCCCGTCTGGCCGTTGACCTGAATGATAAAATCTCCCAGCGGCCCGGTCCAATGGAGCTCATTCACAAAAACATCCTCCCACTGCACAGCACCCTCAAACAAGCCATCATAG ATACAGAGTTTCCGAAAGTCGTTGCCGAGAGCTCTTCATTTGACGAGGAAAGCAGCGACGCCTTCTCACCTGAGCAAGTAGTCTGCCCGGACTCTTCTCCCGGCTCCGCCCACTTACCTTCACCACCTGAGATACTAGCCAGCGAAACCATACCCAAACAG GTCACGCCCCCTCCTCCTCCGCCTCCACTGCTGAGCATAGCTGAACCTGCCCCTCACCAGAAGCTGGCCAATGGTGCGGGCCAGAAGCAAGCTTTTGCACTGCAAAAG GGTGGCAGTAAAGCGTCTGCTGAGCGTACTGTTCAGCGCACCAAGAAGGTGAGGGATAATAAGCCAAAGGTAAAGAAGCTGAAATACCATCAGTATGTTCCTCCGGATCAAAAAGCAGAGCGTGATCCTCCACCTCTGCTGGACTCATCATACGCCAAACTCCTCTGTCAGCAGCAACTATTCCTTCAACTGCAGATCATCAACCAACAGCAGCAAAACTACAACTACCACACCATACTGCCGGCACCGCCCAA GCCTCCAGCTGATCAACAGCCTGCCTCATCCAATGGCTCTTCACCATCCAAGAATGCCCCGCCCTCTCATTTATCATCCACTAATTCTGCTGCTCCGCATTACCAGATAACATCAAACTTAGTTAAAATTGGGTCTCTTCCTCCCAACCTGGATGAGCTAAAG GTGGCAGAGCTGAAGCAGGAGCTTAAACTGCGTGGCTTGACTGTATCAGGAACCAAAAACGACCTCATCGAACGGTTGAAGAACTTTCATGAACAGATCAGTGGAAGTATGCCAACATCTAAGAACCACACAATGCCACAGCAACCCCCAGACTCAGCCCCTGCAGTGGGAGGGGCTTCTTCCCCTAACCAATCAACAGACAGCAACGTAGCGGTCACTTCCCTCCCATTTGCCACTGTGGAAAGGGGCGGGGCTAAGACGACAACACCACAGAGCATGCAGTTTGGCAGCACTAGCTCCTCCCCTCCAGTTTCCCCCACCCACTCTGAGCGCTCATTGGCCGGGATGAGCCCAGATGAAATGAGCTATAATGGGGATGCTTTTGGAGAAATT GTGACGTCTCCTCTTACCCAGCTAACCTTGCAGCCCTCTTCCCCTTTCACCACAACCGTCCACATTAAAGATGAGCACGAAAGCCAAGTGCCTGTGACCTGCTGTCTGGGGTCCCAGCCTACAGCGCCCCCTATGAACAAGGACCAGATGCTGCAGGAGAAAGACCGGCACATTCAGGAGCTCACACGCATGCTGTTGCAGAAGCAGCAGCTGGTGGAGACTCTGCGCTCGCAGCTGGAGGGCAAACGCGTGGGTGTGCCCGTCCGAGTGAAAGAGGAACCTGCTGGTGTCACTATGGAGACGGTCACCGTGAAAAAGGAGGTCATAGAGGTGCAGGAGGAGAGTGAGATGGTGACAGAGCCTTGGGTGTTCCCACAGGCCGGGCAGACGCAGATGCTGCAGCAGAGGATGCAGACAGCTGTGGAACTAGATCAGGAGCGGCAGCAGCAGCTTGTATTGCAACAGAATCAACGGAACCTGCAGCAACAAGTGCATCAGAGGAAGaggaaaacacagaaacacagcgTGATGCAAGCCAAGCCAACTCTACAGAAACAA caggtGTCTCAGTCGGACACGAACCAGCAGTCAAGTCCCGTTTCTTCATTGACTTTGGATATACTCAAATCTAACTCCGCCCCCACAATTGTGACTGACAGCAATGGCAACCAATTCCTGCTAACATTGTCAAATCAAAACGCAGAGGCACCTGCCAGAGTCCACCTCAGTGGCAAAACAACCAATGATATCACGCTTCAG aGACTACAGTCCACACCCAACAGGCCACCGAGCCGGTCAGTCGCTGAATTGACCAACAATAATAACCAATCTAAAGAGCCCGTACAAACCGTCATTTTGAAGCAGCCAATCAAAAAG GCGCTAAAGCCGGCACTTAAAGTGTCGAACAATTACAAAAAGTCAAACTCTGCATCCATCTCAACCCCAGCCAACCATCAAAATTTCTTCTCTTCAGTGGATGCG GAGAAAATGTGTCTAAGTTTGGACCAGCGGGCTTTGCTCTCATCTCCAACCTCATACTTGTGTTCTTCCACTGCTCTTGGTCACCAG GAAAATGGCTGTAATCGGCATGGCGATGACTTGTTTGACATCCTAATTCAACGTGGAG ACATATCTGAAAATTTCAAAGCCAGCCCTGATCCTGTTCTTGAACATCTCCGTCCAAACACACCCCTTTCATTAAACCCATCCCATCTCAATGTCTCCGCCCCTCCCTGTGATGTGCCCCAAACTTTGGTTTTAGAACCTCAACGTCCCCGTGATGCTTCCAGAAGTTCTGACACCGGAACCGGACGTCTTGAAGATTTCTTAGAAAGCACTACTGGCAAACCATTGTTGGGTGTGGAGCCGGGCGGACCCATGACGCTAATCGTGGACCTACACAACCAAATGCTCAGCACACCAAGTATCCTCGACCACACTTGTTCGCCTATGGATACGTGTGACCTGGGTTTCTCCAGTCACTCGCCATCAGATTTGGTAGACTCTGTCCCTGACAGCATGGATTGGATTGATTTTGGAATGAGTGGTCCTGGTGGGGAGGGGCTGGGAATAATGAATCTGAATGGACACGCCCCCTCCAGTTTATTTTCTGCAGACTTTCTGGACACTTCTGATCTGAACTGGTCCAGTTTATAG